Genomic DNA from Gilliamella sp. ESL0441:
AGTCTATTTTTAATTATGTTGATTTTGTCATTAAGTATCTACCTTTTTGGTCAAAAAATTGATGCGTATTTTCTGATTGATAAAGATAAAATAGGCGTTGTTGTCGATGAATTTAATGGTGTTAAAGTTTACTATAATGGTAGCGTAGATAATGTGAGTGGGCGCAATACATCTAAGGATGGATATAATCTCGGTTTGAAATACCAATGCGTCGAATTTATTAAGCGTTATTACTATGAGCGCTTTAATCATAAGATGCCAGATAGTTATGGTCATGCAAAAGATTTTTTTGATGATTCTATCGCCGACGGAAAAATCAATCCCAAACGCAATCTACTGCAATATCACAATGGTTCACCGTCAAAACCTCAAGTTGAGGATATTATTGTAATGGGATGGAGTAGATATGGTCATGTCGCTATTATCAGTAAAGTCAGCGATAATGAGATTGAAATTGTCCAGCAAAACCCAGGTCCTAATGCTAGCTCTCGTGCCTTGCTTCCTTTAATTTATAAAGACGGTTTATGGAATATTGATTCATTTCGGGTTTTAGGCTATCTGCGTAAAAATTAATGTTAAATTAATCATTATTAAAAGAATATAGATTTAAAAACTATTTATAATTTAATAAATAGTTAACTACGATCCTATTTATATTATCTATAAGCTAGGATCGTAGTTATTTCTAGTTAAATAAGCAATTCAATGATTCACTTAAAATTCGTCATGTTTTATATCTCCAATAATAAAGCCACCATTGATTAGTTCAGGAACTTTAATATGAATTGTATTACTATAAATTTTACCGTTCCAATCATTATTAACTTTTTTCGCTTTTAAAAACATTTTATTATTGGCAATTATTTGCCCCTGATTATAAACTTTATCAGCGTTAATATTTATTGTATCACTAGACTTAATAAAATTATGATTTTCAAGTTCTTTACCGGCAAAATTTACGCCTTGTCTAGCAATTATTTCACCTTTCCAATCATTAAATAGTTTAGTTGGGGTAAAATCTATAAAATGTTCAGAAATAAGTTTTCCTTGATTATAAACATCCTTAGATTTTATAGACATTGTTTTGTATACATCGACAATATTATGATTTTCAAACTTTTCTCCTGAAATATTGATATCATAGCCTTGCATTTGCCCTTTCCAATCATTTTTTAAATAATTTGAATTTGTATCTAAGGTTTGTTTAGAAGCTAATGTTCCTTGATTATAAACTTTTATTGAATTTATACTTAATAACTTTTCTGCATTAACTTGATTATGGTTTTCTAAATTTTGTCCAGTAATCGTGATATTCTTACCTTTAACGAATCCATTCCAATCATTTTTGAAATAACCTTGACTTATCAACACTGAATTATCAGATGATAAATCGCCTTGGTTATATAAATTAGTAGCGGTAATAGCTAAATCATTAATTGCACTAATAGAGTTGTGATTTTCGAGTTTTTCACTTGAAAGTGATATTTTTTTAGCACTAACCCTACCATTCCAGTCATTTTTAAAGTTGAGACCTTTAAAAAAGATTTCTCCAAAAGAATTTAGTTTCCCTTGGTTATATAAATCATTAGCGTTAATTGTTAAGTTACTTAACCCTTCAATTAAATTATGATTTTCAAGTTTTTGACTTGAAGAAATTGATATTTCGTTAGCAACAATCGTACCATTCCAGTCATTTTTAAGTTTATAAGTCGAAAAATTCAACTTTTCTTTAGCGCTCAAAATGCCTTGATTATAAAAGTTATCTTTCACCGTAAGATTCAGAATTTTTGTCGCGTTTATATAATTGTGATTTTCGAAATTAGAACTTGATAAAGATATCGCATTAGCGAATAACTCACCTTTTCCAGCATTTTTAAATTCACTAGCATCGATTTTAATGCGATCGGATGAGAGTTTTCCATAATTATTTAAGTAATTTACCGAACTTTCTAAATCAAGTGAAGACTTAACTAAACCATAATTATCAAATGTCGAACCCTTTAAACCGATATATTTACCAATTTCTATATTTCCAGTACTTTGATTTATAAAATGTTGACTATTTACATAAAGATGATATGACTTAATCGTGCCTTGATTTTCAAAATTATTAGAATCTAAACTAATATTTTGAGTATTTGATTGAATCAAACTTTGTTTATCATTGAATAATGAGGAACTAGATATGGCAATATTCTTTTCCGCCAATATTTTATTTGCATTATGTATCGTTCCAGCCTTTATATTTAAATCATTACTTGCTTCAATAACACCATAATTTTTAAATTGTTTAACTTCTTTTAATTGAACGTTTTTTGATTTGATGTTATTGGTATTTATTATAGTAGAGCTATCAGCAGTGAATTGTTCTCCGGCGGAAATCTTACCAAAATTGTTTACCTCATGACTTTTTATATTAAGATTTTTTCCACTGGTGATGGTCATATTATTTTCAAATGCAGAACTATTAACATTGATTGAACCCTTTGCCGATATATAATGGTTATTAACAATCATACCTTTGGTATTAATGTTAAGGTCTCCAGCGCTTACACCCAATGTTCCTGAATTACGTACACCGACACCTTGTTCATTTGCACTCAATGTAATTTTACCAGCATACATACCACCTAACGCAGATACATCAATACCAAAATTATATTTATCTTCATAAATATTATCTTTTTTATTCTCAGTAAAGCTTAAATCTGTACCGACATTATTTTGACCTGCTATCACATTGATTTCTTTATTAGCCCATAATTCAGCATTAATTTTTACACTTCGAGCAATGATATCCGTATAATCTTGCCCGGTATTTTTTAAGCCTTGCCCGGTAACATAAATATGTCCACGTTCAACTTGATACCCAGTCAATTTACCGTCTTTTACTAGCGGTTTACCGGTTGTTAAGGTTGCTCGGTCAGCATTGATAAAACCACATCCATTACAGGTTATACCCGCTGGATTGGCAATGATTACTTGTGCTTTTTGACCAGCTACTTCAATGTATCCATTCAACTGACTAATATTAGGTGAATTGACTTCATTCAAAATGACTTTAGCACTTTGTTTGATTAATGCATTACCACTAAGATAACCCGCTAATTGCGTTTTGCTACCGTCTGGGGAATTATTTAAAATGACACCATTTTTGGCTACATCAAATTGAGTATATTTATTATGTGAAACCCCACTACTCGATGGAGTAGCAATATTACTTACATAGGTTCCGTTAGAAAGTTGATAAACATCAGGACGTTGATTACGATTGGCTGATTTGTCTGCGACAATATTGTTAGCATAACTGCTGTCAATCAGACTAACCATTCCCAATGCGATATACGATATAAATATTAATGGCTTTATTTTGAAGGATTTTGTTGGGTAAATTGAGTCGTGTTTTTGATGAATAATTTCAACTTTATTTTTATTACTTGCCACCATTTGATGCGATTTAACCAGTTCGGATACAACAATAAATAAATTTCGAGCTTTATTAAAAATAATTCTATATAAATTTCTATTCATTTTATTTCCACCTTTCATCAATTGTTAATGCATTAAGTTATATACAGCTAATTAAAAACATAACTGCCTAAGAAACATAAAGAAACATATAGATCAATAAATAAACAAGAACTATTACAACGAAATAGAGAATTTTATGGTTTTAACATTACTAATTGAATTTATAACAATTATTAATACTAATTTAACTGAAAAAATTTAAAAAAATTACATTAAATAATTTGAGGTCGGTATAAAAAATCTTGAATTTATCGAACCTAATTTAGTCTGTGATTTATTACTACCTAAATTAGGTTCTGATTTATAATCAGTGAACTATTCTATGGATGAGAAAGTTCACTGGGCTGATTATCCATTTTGGTACTGACACTATTACTTTTAATTAGAGAGAAAATAATCATATCAGTAATGTTGGATATTATCATTTTTGCTTTATTTAAATTTAGATCATCATTGATAAATGTATTATTGTTTAAATTCTGGAACAGATTAGAAACTGAATGATCAATTGTAGATTGCGAATTATTAATGCCTGAGTGTAAATCTGTCTTCTTGATCGTATCCAAATTTTCCATTCCATAATCAAAAGTGGATTCAAGCTGGTGTGACCTTAGGATACCCAACTTTTCACTGTTTGAATTTTTATTATCAATCATTATCACATTTTGAGTTAATGATTGACCATTATATTTAATTTCATTAGGATTTATTATTATTTTATCATTTGGTTTTATCTCTTTTTTATTATCAGTTTTTATCTCTTTTGTTTCAGTTTTGGTTGAGTTTGTATCTGTTTGCCAATCATTTTTGAAGTTATCTCCTTTAGCTTTTAGTCTTTCTAATGACATTGCTTTTGCTTGATTGTATAAATCATCAATATTAAATTTTAAATCTTTTTTGCCGGTAGAGCTACTTTGATAATCGAATTCATTCTCTTCAAATTTATTTTTATCAGTCACTAAGACACCATTAAAAATTATTTGATTGGCTTTAACTTTTCCTTGTGAATCATTTTTAAAATTATAACTTAGTATAGATAATGTATCGTTAGAATATAATTTACCTTGGTTATACAACAACTCTAATGAGTTAATTTGAAGCAATTCTTCAGCAAGAATTTCATTAAAATTATAGAGTTTTAAAGAAAATAAAAAGACTTTATCGGATTTTATTATCCCTTTACTATTGTTTTCAAGCATGGAAGTGTCTAAAAAAATCATATCTTTAACTAACACTTGGCCATAGTTATAAATTTTACCAATTTTTACAAATATATTTTCATTATTAATGGAACCATAATTGAAGAATTTTGAGTTTTTATCATTATTATCAATTTTTAGAAATTGACTTTGTAACTTACCATTCTTATCGTTGATAAATTCCTTAGATAATAGTTCTATCCCCTTCCTTAATAAGATATTACCCTGATTATTCATAAGATCTTTTAATATGATATTGGCAGAATCACCATTAATTAAACCATAATTAAAAAATTGCTTACCCAAAACTTTTATTAGCTCACCTGCAATCAACTTACCTTGCCACGTATTGACTAATTTGGATTCATCATAATCGCCTAAACTTATCAAGTTCGACTTTACGGTACCATCATTTATAATATCGTTTCCCTTTAAAAAAATATTTTCTTTAGCTTCTATCGAACCTGTTTCCTTATTAGTAATATTATCACTTTGGACTAATATATTTTTTTCAGATGTGAGCTTATTTAAATTATTAACATCATTAGCAACAATGTTTAATTGCTCTTTAGCATTAACTTCACCATAATTTTCAATATTTTTTCCTGCTAAATTGACATTTTTTTGACTAGCAATTTTGCCATGATTTACAATGCTTTTACCTTTTAGCGAGATATCTTGTTTGGCTTTGAGCTTCCCTCCAGCATTATTTAAAATTTTACCATCCGCCGAGATATTCAACGTTCCCGCACTTGCCATGATTGTCCCATTGTTACGTACACCCACGCCGGTTTCGGTGCCCACCATCTTAATTTTTCCGGCATACATTCCACCTAATGCTGAAACATCCAGTGCAAATTCAGGTTGTTCGGTATTGGTGGCTGAGGCGACTTTTTCAACCTTCGTCAGGTCTGCACTCACCTTCGCTTTACCTGTCACAATATTAATTTCTTTATTCGCCCATAACTCAGCATTAACACTGACACTGCGTGCGATTAAATCGGTATAATCCTGCCCTGAATTTTTTAACCCTTCCCCTGTAATGGCTATCTTCCCCCTTTCTACTTGATAACCCATCAATTTTCCATCTTCTATTATCGGTTTACCCGTCGTTAAGGTTGCCCGGTCTGCATTAATAAAACCACAACCATTACAGGTTATGCCTGCCGGATTGGCGATGACAACTTGAGCTTTTTGACCCGCCACTTCGATATAACCATTTAATTGGCTGATATTTTGTGAATTCACTTCGTTCAATATAACTTTGGCACTATTTTGCAGTGATGCATTACCATTAATATTACCCGCTAATTGCGTTTTACTGCCGTTTGGGGAGTTATTCAAAATGACACCGTTTTTTGAAACGTCAAATTGCGTATATTTATTGTGGGATACGCCCCCTTTTGTTGGTGCGGCAATATCGATTTGTGTCACGCCGTTTGGTAAACCTTGAATTGTTGGTTGTTGAGCTTGATTGGCTTTTTGATCGACAACGATATTATTTGCGTAACTGACGCCAGTCATACTAACCAGCCCTAATGCTACATAGGATAAAAAAACTAACGGCTTTAATACATAAGATTGAGTAGTTTTGATTGAATCATCCTTGACGTGAATGCTCTTTGCTTGCAGATGTTTGCTAACCACAACTTGATTTGATTGAGCAATATCAGATACAACAATGAACAACCCTCGAACCCGATTGAAAATAATACGATAAAAATCTTTATTCATAGAATTATTTCACCTTTCATCTATTTCTTAATAGCCGTAATCAATCATACTAAGGTTAAACATTAAATAATGTACAACAAACTTTCTAAAATCACTTCAACATCAGACAACACAAAAAAGTTTGAAATTAATATAACTAAAACGACTGCGATATGGTTTACACGTTTGGGACAATTACTACAAATTGCTTGCATAATGATTAGAGACTATCATTAAGTTAGCAACAAGAATAAATCTTTTTATATTGTTTAGATAACTTAATATTTGTATAATAAAATTTAGTGTTATATTTAGTCAAAGAATTTATTAATATTTTTGTCAATTTTGGTATTTTTGGTACTTTAACTATTAAATTAATTATATTTTAAACAGGGAATATTAGATAGCTTTACTTTCATCCATTAATCAAAAATAGTGCCGACTTTGCTACGTTAAAATTTAATGAATATAATTGATCGATAAAATTTTTAATCTATTAATACGAAACACAATTTAATAAGTTCTTCGATTTGAAAGAACTTAATACTGGTTTACCCATTATTGAATCATAACCGATAAACCAGAAAGATAATTTTAACGATATAAACTTTTATTTGTTACTGTTATAGTCGTTAATCTTTGATGAATATTAATCACTTATTTCTAATAATTCATCTGCTTTGATTTTTCCATAATTTTCAACCCCATTTTTAACTTTAAAAACAAGGTGTTTGGTATCGATAACGCCAAACCAATCATTTTTAAAATTTTGACTGACAACATCTATTTTATTTTGGGCAAATAACTCTCCATTATTGTAAAATTCGATTGTGTCTATCATCAATGTATCATTAGCATGAATGGTTTTTCGATTATCAAATCGTCCTTCAATTATTCCTTCTTCATTTTTTTGTCCTGCTATTTTAATCGTGTTGGCACTCATTTCACCCTGCCAGTCATTTTTAAAGTTGTTACTCATTATATCTAATTCTCCTGATGAGAGAATTTTTCCTTGGTTATAGCCATCTGTAACTTGAATCGTTAAATTGTTAGCGGCAGTGATTTCATTGTAATTTCTAAAATTTACAAAATTAGTATATATTTCATTAGCCTTTATTAGACCTTGCCAATTATTTACAAAATTACTGCCTGATAAACCTGATAAATATAAATGAGTCGCTGAAATTTTACCATAATTGTAAAAATTATTAGTAATCACATTCATCGTACCAACCTCTATTAGACCATAGTTGGTAATATCATTATCAAAATTAACAGAACTAGGCTCAATCGTAGCATAATCGAAAGATAGTTTACCGTTCCAATCATTTTTAAATTGATGATATTTAAAATGTAAATTTGATTTTATCGCAATTTGACCTTGGTTATACATTTTCCCATACGATACAATATGTCCACCATCACCACTTACCAATCCCCAATTATCAAATTGATCTGCTCTTATGGAAACAAATTGATCGGCTTCTATTTTTCCACGCCAAGTATTAACCACGGTTCCAACATGTCCGGCACCTAAACCTACAGATGAGCTTTTAATATTACCTTCATTAACTATATTCTTTCCAGATAATGAAACAACTTCTCCAGCTTGAATTAAGCCTGTATCCTTATTGATAATATTATTTTCATTTTCGACCGATATTTCATTTTCAGATATCAGTTTATTTACGTTCAGAACATCAGCAATAATGCTTAATTTATCCTTGGCATTCACTTCACTATAATTCTCAAAATCTTTCCCTTCTAAAGTAATATTTTTCGACTGAATCACGCCAAACCAATCATTTTTGATTTTATCACTCGATACAGTAACGCTTTCTCCTGCTGATAAGTCACCCGCATTTTCGGCATATGATGCTTTAATTTCCACCTTTTCAACCGCATTCATTTTGCCCACATTTTTGGTGTGCATTGCATTTAATGTAATATTTTTAGCGTTCACATTCCCTGTCCAGGTACTCAGAAATTCATCACTTTCTGCACTAAGATTTTTTCCTGCTGATAATCTATTTTCATTGGCTACCAATGCTTTAGCTTTAAGTTGGATGTCTTCTTTTGCTTCTATTGTGCCATAATTTTTTACGTCTGTTTTTCCCGTTAAGCTGACACTTTTTTGACTGGCAATCGTGCCATGATTTTCTATATGTTGACTGTTTAGTGAGATATCTTGTGTTGCCTTAAAATTACCCCCCACATTATTTAAAATTTTACCATCCGCCGAGATATTCAACGTTCCCGCACTTGCCATGATTGTCCCATTGTTACGCACACCCACGCCGGTTTCGGTGCCCACCATCTTAATTTTTCCGGCATACATTCCACCTAATGCTGAAACATCCAGTGCAAATTCAGGTTGTTCGGTATTGGTGGCTGAGGCGACTTTTTCAACCTTCGTCAGGTCTGCACTCACCTTCGCTTTACCTGTCACAATATTAATTTCTTTATTCGCCCATAACTCAGCATTAACACTGACACTGCGTGCGATTAAATCGGTATAATCCTGCCCTGAATTTTTTAACCCTTCCCCTGTAATGGCTATCTTCCCCCTTTCTACTTGATAACCCATCAATTTTCCATCTTCTATTATCGGTTTACCCGTCGTTAAGGTTGCCCGGTCTGCATTAATAAAACCACAACCATTACAGGTTATGCCTGCCGGATTGGCGATGACAACTTGAGCTTTTTGACCCGCCACTTCGATATAACCATTTAATTGGCTGATATTTTGTGAATTCACTTCGTTCAATATAACTTTGGCGCTATTTTGCAGTGATGCATTACCATTAATATTACCCGCTAATTGCGTTTTACTGCCGTTTGGGGAGTTATTCAAAATGACACCGTTTTTTGAAACGTCAAATTGCGTATATTTATTATGGGATACGCCCCCTTTTGTTGGTGCGGCAATATCGATTTGTGTCACGCCGTTTGGTAAACCTTGAATTGTTGGTTGGTGAGCTTGATTGGCTTTTTGATCGACAACGATATTATTTGCGTAACTGACGCCAGTCATACTAACCAGCCCTAATGCTACATAGGATAAAAAAACTAACGGTTTTAATAGATAAGATTGAGCAGTCTTCATTGAATCATTTTTGATATGAATACACTTGCCTTGCTGCCCCTTGCTGACTACAACGTGATTTGATTGGGCAATATCAGACACAACAACAAACATCCCTCGAACTCGATTAAAAACAATACGATAAAAACCTTTATTCATAATAATTTACCTTTCATCTTTTTGTTAATAGCCGTAATTATTCATATCAAGGATTAAACATTAAATTATGTACAGCACATTTTCCAAAATAAATTCAGAATCAGATAATACATTTAAAAATTTAAAACCAATTTAACTAAAACGGCTACGACAGGGTTAGCACTTTTAAAAAACACACAAATTACTTACATAACGATAAAAACCTTTATTAAGTTATCGATAAAAAATAAAGCTTTTATATTGTTTAGATAACTTAATGTTTGTATATTAAAATTTAGTATTATATTTAGTCAAAGAATTTATTAATATTTTTGTCAATTTGGGGATTTTGGGTGCTTTAGCTATTGAATTGATTGTATTTTAAACAGGGAATATTAGATAGCTTTACTTTCATCCATTAATCAAAAATAGTGCCGACTTTGCTGCGTTAAAATTTAATGAATATAATTGATCGATAAAATTTTTAATCTATTAATACGAAACACAATTTAATAAGTTCTTCGATTTGAAAGAACTTAATACTGGTTTACCCATTATTGAATCATAACCGATAAACCAGAAAGATAATTTTAACGATATAAACTTTTATTTGTTACTGTTATAGTCGTTAATCTTTGATGAATATTAATCACTTATTTCTAATAATTCATCTGCTTTGATTTTTCCATAATTTTCAACCCCATTTTTAACTTTAAAAACAAGGTGTTTGGTATCGATAACGCCAAACCAATCATTTTTAAAATTTTGACTGACAACATCTATTTTATTTTGGGCAAATAACTCTCCATTATTGTAAAATTCGATTGTGTCTATCATCAATGTATCATTAGCATGAATGGTTTTTCGATTATCAAATCGTCCTTCAATTATTCCTTCTTCATTTTTTTGTCCTGCTATTTTAATCGTGTTGGCACTCATTTCACCCTGCCAGTCATTTTTAAAGTTGTTACTCATTATATCTAATTCTCCTGATGAGAGAATTTTTCCTTGGTTATAGCCATCTGTAACTTGAATCGTTAAATTGTTAGCGGCAGTGATTTCATTGTAATTTCTAAAATTTACAAAATTAGTATATATTTCATTAGCCTTTATTAGACCTTGCCAGCTATTTACAAAATTACTACCTGTTAAATGCAAATTAGTCACTAAGATTTTCCCATAATTATGTAAACTATTACTAATCAAACCCATCGCATCAGCCTCTATTAGACCATAGTTGGTAATAGCAGTATCAAAATAATTAGAACTAGGCTCAATCATAGCATAGTTGAAAGATAGTTTACCGTTCCAATCATTTTTAAATTCACTATGTTTAAAATGTAAATTTGATTTTATCGCTATTTGACCTTGGTTATACATTTTCCCATACGATACAATATATCCACCATCACCACTTACCAATCCCCAATTATCAAATTGATTTGTTATTATGGAAACAACTTGATCGGCTTCTATTTTTCCACGCCAAGTATTAACCACTGTTCCGACATGTCCTTTACCTATACCCACCGATGAACTTTTAATATTACCTTCATTAACTATATTTGTTCCAGATAATGAAACAGCTTCTCCAGCTTGAATTAAGCCTGTATCCTTATTGATAATATTATTTTCATTTTCGACCGATATTTCCTTTTCAGATATCAGTTTATTTACGTTCAGAACATCAGCAATAATGCTTAAATTATCTTTGGCATTCACTTCACTATAATTCTCAAAATCTTTCCCTTCTAAAGTAATATTTTTCGACTGAATCACACCAAACCAATCATTTTTGATTTTATCACTCGATACAGTAACGCTTTCTCCTGCTGATAAATCACCCGCATTTTCGGCATATGATGCTTTAATTTCCACCTTTTCAACCGCATTCATTTTGCCCACATTTTTAGTGTGCATTGCATTTAATGTAATATTCTTAGCGTTCACATTCCCTGTCCAGGTACTCAGAAATTCATCACTTTCTGCACTAAGATTTTTTCCTGCTGATAATTTATTTTCATTGGCAACCAATGTTTTAGCTTTAAGTTGGATGTCTTCTTTTGCTTCTATTGTGCCATAATTTTTTACGTCTGTTTTTCCCGTTAAGCTGACACTTTTTTGACTGGCAATCGTGCCATGATTTTCTATATGTTGACTGTTTAGTGAGATATCTTGTGTTGCCTTAAAATTACCCCCCACATTATTTAAAATTTTACCATCCGCCGAGATATTCAACGTTCCCGCACTTGCCATGATTGTCCCATTGTTACGAACACCTACCCCTGCTTCAGTACCCACCATCTTAATTTTTCCGGCATACATTCCGCCTAATGCTGAAACATCCACTGCAAATTCAGGCTGTTCGGTATTGGTGGCTGAGGCGACTTTTTCAATCTTTGTCAGGTCCGCACTCACCTTCGCTTTACCTGTCACAATATTAATTTCTTTATTCGCCCATAACTCAGCATTAACACTGACACTGCGTGCGATTAAATCGGTATAATCCTGACCTGATTTTTTTAACCCTTCCCCTGTAATGGCTATCTGCCCCTTTTCCACTTGATAACCCATCAATTTTCCATCTTCCATTATCGGTTTACCGGTGGTTAAGG
This window encodes:
- a CDS encoding CHAP domain-containing protein; translated protein: MKIFFKYKKSLFLIMLILSLSIYLFGQKIDAYFLIDKDKIGVVVDEFNGVKVYYNGSVDNVSGRNTSKDGYNLGLKYQCVEFIKRYYYERFNHKMPDSYGHAKDFFDDSIADGKINPKRNLLQYHNGSPSKPQVEDIIVMGWSRYGHVAIISKVSDNEIEIVQQNPGPNASSRALLPLIYKDGLWNIDSFRVLGYLRKN
- a CDS encoding filamentous hemagglutinin N-terminal domain-containing protein yields the protein MNRNLYRIIFNKARNLFIVVSELVKSHQMVASNKNKVEIIHQKHDSIYPTKSFKIKPLIFISYIALGMVSLIDSSYANNIVADKSANRNQRPDVYQLSNGTYVSNIATPSSSGVSHNKYTQFDVAKNGVILNNSPDGSKTQLAGYLSGNALIKQSAKVILNEVNSPNISQLNGYIEVAGQKAQVIIANPAGITCNGCGFINADRATLTTGKPLVKDGKLTGYQVERGHIYVTGQGLKNTGQDYTDIIARSVKINAELWANKEINVIAGQNNVGTDLSFTENKKDNIYEDKYNFGIDVSALGGMYAGKITLSANEQGVGVRNSGTLGVSAGDLNINTKGMIVNNHYISAKGSINVNSSAFENNMTITSGKNLNIKSHEVNNFGKISAGEQFTADSSTIINTNNIKSKNVQLKEVKQFKNYGVIEASNDLNIKAGTIHNANKILAEKNIAISSSSLFNDKQSLIQSNTQNISLDSNNFENQGTIKSYHLYVNSQHFINQSTGNIEIGKYIGLKGSTFDNYGLVKSSLDLESSVNYLNNYGKLSSDRIKIDASEFKNAGKGELFANAISLSSSNFENHNYINATKILNLTVKDNFYNQGILSAKEKLNFSTYKLKNDWNGTIVANEISISSSQKLENHNLIEGLSNLTINANDLYNQGKLNSFGEIFFKGLNFKNDWNGRVSAKKISLSSEKLENHNSISAINDLAITATNLYNQGDLSSDNSVLISQGYFKNDWNGFVKGKNITITGQNLENHNQVNAEKLLSINSIKVYNQGTLASKQTLDTNSNYLKNDWKGQMQGYDINISGEKFENHNIVDVYKTMSIKSKDVYNQGKLISEHFIDFTPTKLFNDWKGEIIARQGVNFAGKELENHNFIKSSDTININADKVYNQGQIIANNKMFLKAKKVNNDWNGKIYSNTIHIKVPELINGGFIIGDIKHDEF
- a CDS encoding filamentous hemagglutinin N-terminal domain-containing protein — protein: MNKDFYRIIFNRVRGLFIVVSDIAQSNQVVVSKHLQAKSIHVKDDSIKTTQSYVLKPLVFLSYVALGLVSMTGVSYANNIVVDQKANQAQQPTIQGLPNGVTQIDIAAPTKGGVSHNKYTQFDVSKNGVILNNSPNGSKTQLAGNINGNASLQNSAKVILNEVNSQNISQLNGYIEVAGQKAQVVIANPAGITCNGCGFINADRATLTTGKPIIEDGKLMGYQVERGKIAITGEGLKNSGQDYTDLIARSVSVNAELWANKEINIVTGKAKVSADLTKVEKVASATNTEQPEFALDVSALGGMYAGKIKMVGTETGVGVRNNGTIMASAGTLNISADGKILNNAGGKLKAKQDISLKGKSIVNHGKIASQKNVNLAGKNIENYGEVNAKEQLNIVANDVNNLNKLTSEKNILVQSDNITNKETGSIEAKENIFLKGNDIINDGTVKSNLISLGDYDESKLVNTWQGKLIAGELIKVLGKQFFNYGLINGDSANIILKDLMNNQGNILLRKGIELLSKEFINDKNGKLQSQFLKIDNNDKNSKFFNYGSINNENIFVKIGKIYNYGQVLVKDMIFLDTSMLENNSKGIIKSDKVFLFSLKLYNFNEILAEELLQINSLELLYNQGKLYSNDTLSILSYNFKNDSQGKVKANQIIFNGVLVTDKNKFEENEFDYQSSSTGKKDLKFNIDDLYNQAKAMSLERLKAKGDNFKNDWQTDTNSTKTETKEIKTDNKKEIKPNDKIIINPNEIKYNGQSLTQNVIMIDNKNSNSEKLGILRSHQLESTFDYGMENLDTIKKTDLHSGINNSQSTIDHSVSNLFQNLNNNTFINDDLNLNKAKMIISNITDMIIFSLIKSNSVSTKMDNQPSELSHP
- a CDS encoding filamentous hemagglutinin N-terminal domain-containing protein, which codes for MNKGFYRIVFNRVRGMFVVVSDIAQSNHVVVSKGQQGKCIHIKNDSMKTAQSYLLKPLVFLSYVALGLVSMTGVSYANNIVVDQKANQAHQPTIQGLPNGVTQIDIAAPTKGGVSHNKYTQFDVSKNGVILNNSPNGSKTQLAGNINGNASLQNSAKVILNEVNSQNISQLNGYIEVAGQKAQVVIANPAGITCNGCGFINADRATLTTGKPIIEDGKLMGYQVERGKIAITGEGLKNSGQDYTDLIARSVSVNAELWANKEINIVTGKAKVSADLTKVEKVASATNTEQPEFALDVSALGGMYAGKIKMVGTETGVGVRNNGTIMASAGTLNISADGKILNNVGGNFKATQDISLNSQHIENHGTIASQKSVSLTGKTDVKNYGTIEAKEDIQLKAKALVANENRLSAGKNLSAESDEFLSTWTGNVNAKNITLNAMHTKNVGKMNAVEKVEIKASYAENAGDLSAGESVTVSSDKIKNDWFGVIQSKNITLEGKDFENYSEVNAKDKLSIIADVLNVNKLISENEISVENENNIINKDTGLIQAGEVVSLSGKNIVNEGNIKSSSVGLGAGHVGTVVNTWRGKIEADQFVSIRADQFDNWGLVSGDGGHIVSYGKMYNQGQIAIKSNLHFKYHQFKNDWNGKLSFDYATIEPSSVNFDNDITNYGLIEVGTMNVITNNFYNYGKISATHLYLSGLSGSNFVNNWQGLIKANEIYTNFVNFRNYNEITAANNLTIQVTDGYNQGKILSSGELDIMSNNFKNDWQGEMSANTIKIAGQKNEEGIIEGRFDNRKTIHANDTLMIDTIEFYNNGELFAQNKIDVVSQNFKNDWFGVIDTKHLVFKVKNGVENYGKIKADELLEISD